A section of the Pseudomonas sp. FP453 genome encodes:
- a CDS encoding VOC family protein, translating to MLDHLFISVGDIQRSIRFYEATLQPLGITARLDYDGKDGPPGHPDLKGFGANGRMFFWLREGVVEGRAVHVGFVANNRIEVEKAYAAALENGATDNGAPGARLHYDPNYYAANVLDPDGYSLEFVYKNWQHTP from the coding sequence ATGCTCGATCATCTGTTTATCTCGGTAGGCGACATTCAACGCTCCATCCGCTTCTATGAAGCCACCCTCCAGCCACTGGGTATCACCGCACGGCTCGACTACGACGGCAAAGACGGCCCTCCCGGCCACCCGGACCTGAAGGGCTTCGGCGCCAACGGGCGCATGTTCTTCTGGCTGCGCGAAGGCGTGGTCGAAGGGCGGGCGGTGCACGTGGGCTTTGTCGCCAACAACCGCATAGAGGTGGAAAAAGCCTACGCCGCCGCCCTGGAAAACGGCGCCACCGACAACGGCGCGCCCGGCGCGCGCTTGCACTACGACCCCAACTACTACGCGGCCAACGTCCTCGATCCGGACGGCTACAGCCTTGAATTCGTCTACAAAAATTGGCAGCACACCCCATGA
- a CDS encoding SDR family NAD(P)-dependent oxidoreductase, whose translation MSVIVITGGSRGIGASTAELCARQGHGVILTYNRNPAAAQEVVQRIEAAGSKAVALALDVAAVSTFATFRETLTQALQSTWGVSTLSGLVNNAGYGLFNPLESVTEAQFDGLFNVHLKGPFFLTQTLLPLLEEHASIVNLTSATTRVATAGVAPYAAFKGGLDVLTRYMAKEFGERRIRANAVSPGAIRTELGGGLDDEFEALLAGQTALRRVGEPEDVARVIAMLLSEEGRWINAQTLEVAGGYII comes from the coding sequence ATGAGCGTCATCGTGATTACCGGAGGCAGCCGCGGGATCGGTGCCAGTACCGCCGAGCTGTGTGCTCGCCAAGGCCATGGCGTGATTCTCACCTACAACCGCAACCCGGCTGCGGCGCAGGAGGTGGTGCAGCGGATCGAAGCCGCCGGTAGCAAGGCCGTAGCGCTGGCATTGGATGTTGCCGCTGTCAGCACATTCGCCACTTTCCGCGAAACGCTGACACAAGCCCTGCAAAGCACCTGGGGCGTCAGCACCTTGAGCGGCCTGGTGAACAACGCTGGCTATGGCCTGTTCAACCCCCTGGAGTCGGTGACCGAGGCGCAGTTCGACGGCCTGTTCAACGTGCACCTGAAAGGGCCGTTCTTCCTGACTCAGACGTTACTGCCGTTGTTGGAAGAACACGCCAGCATCGTCAACCTCACCAGCGCTACCACCCGCGTCGCCACGGCCGGCGTGGCACCTTACGCCGCCTTCAAGGGCGGCCTCGACGTACTTACCCGTTACATGGCCAAGGAGTTCGGTGAGCGCCGGATTCGCGCCAATGCCGTGTCCCCCGGCGCTATTCGCACCGAATTGGGTGGCGGCTTGGACGATGAATTCGAGGCCCTGCTGGCCGGGCAAACCGCCCTCAGGCGTGTCGGAGAACCGGAAGACGTCGCGCGGGTAATTGCCATGCTGCTGTCGGAAGAAGGGCGCTGGATCAACGCCCAGACCCTTGAAGTCGCCGGCGGCTACATCATCTGA
- a CDS encoding AraC family transcriptional regulator N-terminal domain-containing protein, with protein sequence MAVMNTQLIELRALAANAENRRTETGIPRVAMVQGAIPEHMLAAVYEPMINLILQGSKCMTVGDRTLHYDPATYFVMSIELPAVGVVNPASTGEPYLAVSLTLDATVLTTLLNDLPVPSGRCEQEAGFSVAAVTPALMDAWVRMLRLMGDPVAIAALAPAYEREILYHVLQGPHGWMLREIAAPDTAMARVSRAIQWIRRDFAEPIRVDALASMATMSVSAFHRHFKAVTNLSPLQYQKRVRLLQARTLMVASASSVTSAAFEVGYESATQFSRDYARVFGLPPARDTARILAANKVRQ encoded by the coding sequence ATGGCCGTCATGAATACTCAACTGATCGAACTGCGCGCCTTGGCCGCAAACGCCGAAAACCGCCGTACCGAGACCGGCATCCCGCGCGTGGCGATGGTCCAGGGGGCGATTCCCGAGCATATGCTCGCGGCGGTGTATGAGCCGATGATCAACCTGATCCTACAGGGCAGTAAGTGCATGACCGTCGGCGACCGCACCTTGCATTACGACCCGGCGACGTATTTTGTGATGTCTATCGAGTTGCCCGCCGTGGGGGTGGTGAACCCGGCGAGTACCGGCGAGCCTTACCTGGCGGTGAGCTTGACCCTGGACGCGACCGTGCTGACCACGTTGCTCAACGACCTGCCAGTGCCCAGCGGGCGTTGCGAGCAGGAAGCGGGGTTTTCGGTGGCGGCCGTCACGCCCGCGCTGATGGATGCGTGGGTACGCATGCTGCGACTGATGGGCGATCCCGTGGCGATTGCCGCCTTGGCGCCGGCTTATGAACGGGAAATCCTCTATCACGTATTGCAAGGCCCCCACGGCTGGATGTTGCGCGAGATTGCCGCACCGGATACGGCCATGGCGCGGGTCAGCCGGGCCATCCAGTGGATTCGCCGTGACTTTGCCGAACCGATTCGCGTTGACGCGCTGGCATCAATGGCAACCATGAGCGTTTCGGCGTTTCACCGGCACTTCAAGGCGGTGACCAACCTGAGCCCGTTGCAGTATCAGAAACGTGTGCGGCTGTTGCAGGCGCGCACCTTGATGGTGGCCAGTGCGAGCAGCGTGACCAGCGCGGCGTTTGAGGTGGGGTATGAGAGCGCGACCCAGTTCAGCCGGGATTATGCGCGGGTGTTTGGGTTGCCGCCGGCGCGGGATACGGCGCGGATTTTGGCGGCGAACAAAGTTCGTCAGTAA